Proteins encoded within one genomic window of Mycolicibacterium monacense:
- a CDS encoding prenyltransferase/squalene oxidase repeat-containing protein, whose product MPAADLPGIPGVFTPDQCRQTAESIAAEQESSGAIPWFTGGHTDPWDHVESAMALTVAGLLEPARAAYEWCRITQRPDGSWPIQFRNGVIEDANSDSNFCAYIAAGVWHHLLITRDRSFAETMWPVVAKAIDFVLGLQRPNGEISWAQSEDGPIPEALLTGCASIHHSIRCALALADYIGEPQPEWEVAVGRLGHAIVAHPGSFVPKDRHAMEWYYPVLCGALRGAAAHDRIHERWDDFVVPGLGIRCVDDRPWVTGAETCELVMALDAIGDSARAHQQFAAMHHLREGDGSYWTGLVFADGKRWPEERTTWTGAAVILAADALTGTTPGSGIFRGADLPRGLEDEFDCACAVSDR is encoded by the coding sequence ATGCCGGCCGCTGACCTGCCCGGGATACCCGGCGTCTTCACGCCGGACCAGTGCCGGCAGACGGCTGAATCGATTGCCGCCGAACAGGAGTCCTCGGGCGCGATTCCGTGGTTCACCGGTGGGCACACCGACCCGTGGGACCACGTCGAGTCGGCGATGGCGCTGACCGTCGCCGGTCTGCTCGAACCGGCGCGGGCGGCCTACGAGTGGTGCCGGATCACCCAGCGTCCCGACGGGTCCTGGCCGATCCAGTTCCGCAACGGCGTGATCGAGGACGCCAACAGCGACAGCAACTTCTGCGCCTACATCGCCGCCGGTGTCTGGCACCACCTCCTGATCACCCGGGACCGCTCCTTCGCGGAGACGATGTGGCCGGTGGTCGCCAAGGCGATCGACTTCGTGCTGGGCCTGCAACGGCCCAACGGCGAGATCTCTTGGGCGCAAAGCGAAGACGGTCCGATTCCGGAGGCGCTGCTGACCGGGTGTGCCAGCATCCACCACAGCATCCGGTGCGCGCTCGCGCTCGCGGACTACATCGGTGAGCCGCAGCCCGAGTGGGAGGTGGCCGTCGGGCGGCTGGGGCACGCGATCGTCGCGCATCCCGGATCGTTCGTGCCGAAGGACCGGCACGCGATGGAGTGGTACTACCCGGTGCTGTGCGGTGCGCTGCGGGGTGCGGCCGCCCACGACCGCATCCACGAACGCTGGGACGACTTCGTGGTCCCGGGTCTGGGCATCCGTTGCGTGGACGACCGCCCCTGGGTCACCGGCGCGGAGACCTGCGAGTTGGTGATGGCGCTCGACGCGATCGGCGATTCGGCGCGTGCACACCAGCAGTTCGCCGCCATGCACCATCTGCGTGAGGGTGACGGATCCTATTGGACCGGACTGGTTTTCGCCGATGGGAAGCGTTGGCCCGAGGAGCGCACCACGTGGACCGGTGCCGCGGTCATCCTGGCCGCGGACGCCCTGACGGGCACCACGCCGGGCAGCGGGATCTTCCGCGGCGCGGATCTGCCGCGCGGCCTCGAGGACGAATTCGACTGCGCCTGCGCAGTCAGCGACCGCTAG
- a CDS encoding helix-turn-helix transcriptional regulator gives MVATKKISKPTERPRARTRSAPAESGGDGQPRGWTFLTNHTHVLLCLAQSGSLTARELSLRIGITERSVQAILADLVADGYLTKSKVGRRNSYTINPKGRLRHPLESAHTVGELIAALS, from the coding sequence ATGGTTGCCACCAAGAAGATCTCGAAGCCGACGGAACGACCGCGGGCGAGGACCCGGTCCGCTCCGGCGGAAAGTGGCGGCGACGGCCAGCCCCGTGGGTGGACGTTCCTGACCAACCACACCCATGTTCTGCTGTGCCTGGCGCAGAGCGGATCACTGACCGCCCGCGAGTTGAGCTTGCGGATCGGCATCACGGAACGTTCGGTGCAAGCCATCCTGGCCGACCTGGTGGCAGACGGCTACCTCACCAAATCGAAGGTCGGGCGGCGTAACAGCTACACCATCAATCCGAAGGGGCGCCTTCGCCATCCCCTGGAATCCGCGCACACCGTGGGCGAATTGATCGCCGCACTGTCCTGA
- a CDS encoding TerC family protein has product MTGAVSMTDPVIVPLWGWVALTAAIAVMLAVDLFLHRDNHVIGFREAAVWSAIWIAAGLGFGAIVWWAYGGDVAGTYYAGYLIEKALSVDNVFVFALIFTYFAVPDEYQHKVLFYGVIGALLFRLVFIFVGAELLAAFFWTAYLFGAFLIYTAYKMAFQHDKDLEPDKNLMVRLVRRLVPIDTRYHGDRLFTRVDGKRVATLLFVVLIAVEATDLIFAIDSVAAVLAITTSTFIVWTANAFAVLGLRSLYFCLSGLLRRFTHLHYGLAILLAFAGVKLILSETPVGKLPIPLTLSVIVVTLTASVVWSLVATRASDAPRQSPSPKPNT; this is encoded by the coding sequence ATGACGGGAGCAGTATCGATGACGGATCCGGTGATCGTTCCACTGTGGGGCTGGGTCGCGTTGACAGCAGCCATTGCCGTCATGTTGGCAGTGGATCTGTTCCTGCACCGCGACAACCACGTGATCGGGTTCCGGGAAGCCGCCGTCTGGTCCGCCATCTGGATCGCGGCCGGCCTCGGCTTCGGGGCGATCGTCTGGTGGGCATACGGCGGTGACGTCGCAGGCACCTACTATGCCGGCTACCTCATCGAGAAGGCGCTGTCGGTCGACAACGTCTTCGTGTTCGCCCTGATCTTCACCTACTTCGCCGTTCCGGACGAGTACCAGCACAAAGTCCTGTTCTACGGCGTCATCGGTGCTCTGCTCTTCCGTCTGGTGTTCATCTTCGTCGGCGCCGAATTGCTGGCGGCGTTCTTCTGGACGGCCTACCTGTTCGGCGCCTTCCTCATCTACACCGCCTACAAGATGGCCTTCCAACACGACAAGGACCTGGAGCCCGACAAGAACCTGATGGTGCGTCTGGTCCGCCGCCTGGTCCCGATCGACACTCGATACCACGGGGACCGGCTGTTCACCCGCGTCGACGGCAAACGCGTCGCGACCCTGCTGTTCGTCGTGCTCATCGCGGTGGAGGCGACCGACCTCATCTTCGCGATCGACTCGGTCGCCGCGGTCCTGGCGATCACGACCAGCACCTTCATCGTGTGGACGGCCAATGCGTTCGCCGTGTTGGGGTTGCGCAGCCTGTACTTCTGCCTGTCCGGCCTGCTGCGACGCTTCACCCACCTGCATTACGGATTGGCGATCCTGCTGGCGTTCGCCGGCGTGAAACTCATCCTCTCGGAGACACCCGTCGGCAAGCTGCCCATCCCGTTGACGCTGTCGGTCATCGTCGTGACCTTGACCGCCTCCGTCGTGTGGAGCCTGGTCGCCACCCGCGCGAGTGACGCGCCACGGCAGTCCCCGTCACCGAAGCCCAATACGTGA
- a CDS encoding CBS domain-containing protein, whose amino-acid sequence MVCAVDVMSRPVVSVQSSTPLRETGSLLADYGYAGIPVVDEDGVLLGMVTSGDALRADPARHHTAGAVMTTPAVAVDASADLDEVGRLLLQRGIRSVPVVDDECRVLGVVSRGDLLRLSATSDDAIAVGVQKLLDDYTGKRRWIAQVREGDVTVAGPFDDDSERRIALALARMVPGAREVRIGAPPSAH is encoded by the coding sequence ATGGTGTGTGCGGTGGATGTCATGAGCCGCCCGGTGGTGTCGGTGCAATCCTCGACTCCACTGCGGGAAACCGGTTCACTTCTCGCCGATTACGGCTACGCCGGCATACCCGTGGTCGATGAGGATGGCGTCCTGCTGGGCATGGTCACCTCCGGAGACGCGCTGCGTGCAGATCCTGCTCGGCATCACACCGCGGGCGCGGTGATGACAACGCCGGCCGTGGCTGTCGACGCCTCCGCCGATCTCGACGAGGTCGGACGGCTGCTCCTGCAACGCGGTATTCGCAGTGTCCCGGTGGTGGACGACGAGTGTCGGGTTCTCGGTGTCGTGAGCCGGGGTGACCTGTTGCGGCTCAGCGCGACCAGCGACGACGCCATCGCCGTGGGAGTGCAGAAACTGCTCGACGACTACACCGGAAAGCGGCGGTGGATCGCCCAGGTGCGCGAAGGCGACGTCACCGTCGCCGGCCCGTTCGACGACGACTCGGAACGCCGGATCGCTCTCGCACTGGCCCGCATGGTTCCGGGCGCGCGCGAGGTGCGCATCGGCGCGCCGCCGTCAGCCCACTGA
- a CDS encoding class I SAM-dependent methyltransferase: MSVTDTDLPPRAARLFALADKAVGFMPADEGRTLYDTAVRYLGDGIGVEIGTYCGKSTLMLGAAAQETGGVVYTVDHHHGSEEHQPGWEYHDTTMVDPVTGRFDTLPTMRHTLDAADLDDHVVAVVGRSPVVARGWRTPLRLLFIDGGHTEEAAQRDFDGWARWVEPGGALIIHDVFPNPDEGGQAPFHIYQRALATGAFREVAATGSMRVLERTSGEAGESA, from the coding sequence ATGAGCGTCACCGACACCGATCTCCCGCCGCGCGCAGCGCGCCTCTTCGCACTCGCAGACAAGGCCGTGGGCTTCATGCCCGCCGACGAGGGCCGCACCCTCTACGACACCGCGGTGCGCTACCTCGGTGACGGTATCGGAGTCGAAATCGGTACGTACTGTGGCAAGTCCACGCTGATGCTCGGCGCGGCGGCCCAGGAGACCGGTGGTGTGGTGTACACGGTCGACCACCATCACGGCTCCGAGGAACACCAACCCGGCTGGGAGTACCACGACACCACCATGGTGGACCCGGTGACGGGTCGGTTCGACACCCTGCCGACCATGCGGCACACCCTTGACGCGGCCGACCTCGACGACCATGTCGTCGCGGTGGTCGGACGTTCACCGGTGGTGGCGCGCGGATGGCGAACCCCGTTGCGGCTCCTGTTCATCGACGGCGGGCACACCGAGGAGGCGGCCCAGCGTGACTTCGACGGCTGGGCCAGGTGGGTCGAACCGGGCGGTGCGCTGATCATCCACGACGTCTTCCCGAATCCCGACGAGGGCGGACAGGCGCCGTTCCACATCTACCAGCGGGCACTGGCCACCGGCGCGTTCCGCGAGGTGGCGGCGACCGGATCGATGCGGGTGCTGGAACGCACATCCGGCGAAGCCGGGGAGTCGGCCTAG
- a CDS encoding TetR/AcrR family transcriptional regulator has product MSDPTLESTRRRLTAKQADTVDRLGRAAVDILNRDGFSGLTVRRVAAEAGVGAATAYTYFSSKEHLVAEVFWRRLSAAPPAAHVSDDPAARVVEVLRDIALLVADEPEFAGAVTNALLGKDPDVEVLRQRIGRDVRDRLVDALGPPVDFDVIEALELLYVGALVWAGMGYSSYDDMTQRLERSARLLLS; this is encoded by the coding sequence GTGTCCGATCCGACTCTGGAGTCGACTCGGCGCCGTCTGACCGCGAAACAAGCCGACACCGTCGACCGGCTGGGGCGCGCTGCGGTCGACATCCTCAACCGTGACGGCTTCTCCGGTCTGACAGTGCGGCGCGTCGCCGCCGAAGCCGGTGTCGGGGCGGCCACCGCCTACACGTATTTCTCGTCGAAGGAACATCTCGTCGCGGAGGTGTTCTGGCGTCGATTGTCGGCGGCGCCCCCGGCCGCGCACGTGTCCGACGACCCCGCCGCCCGCGTCGTCGAGGTGTTGCGTGACATCGCGCTGCTGGTCGCCGACGAACCGGAGTTCGCCGGCGCCGTCACCAACGCGCTGCTCGGTAAGGACCCCGACGTCGAGGTGCTGCGGCAGCGCATCGGACGAGACGTGCGCGACCGGTTGGTGGACGCGCTGGGTCCGCCGGTCGACTTCGACGTGATCGAGGCGCTCGAACTGCTCTATGTCGGTGCGCTGGTGTGGGCGGGGATGGGCTACTCGTCCTACGACGACATGACGCAGCGGCTGGAGCGCTCGGCCCGCCTGCTGCTGAGTTAG
- a CDS encoding TetR/AcrR family transcriptional regulator, with the protein MSVVVQDDVYRGRLLDGLAASIAERGYRDTTVADIVRHAHTSKRTFYGRFETKEECFIELLRANNDALIARVNAAVDPDADWDEQIRQAVGAYVDHIAARPAITLSWIRELPALGARATPMHRWAIDRLTDMLIGLTGSAGFRRAGKAPLSRPVAVVLLGGLRELTALFFEDGRDVRGILEPAVTASTALLGG; encoded by the coding sequence ATGAGTGTCGTCGTGCAGGACGACGTCTACCGCGGCAGGCTGCTCGACGGCCTGGCGGCGTCGATCGCCGAACGCGGGTACCGCGACACCACCGTCGCCGACATCGTCCGGCACGCACACACGTCCAAGCGCACCTTCTACGGCCGGTTCGAGACGAAGGAAGAGTGCTTCATCGAACTGCTGCGCGCCAACAACGATGCGCTGATCGCGCGCGTCAACGCGGCCGTGGATCCGGACGCCGACTGGGACGAGCAGATCCGTCAGGCGGTCGGCGCGTACGTCGATCACATCGCTGCGCGGCCCGCGATCACGCTGAGCTGGATCCGGGAACTGCCCGCACTCGGCGCCCGGGCGACGCCGATGCATCGGTGGGCGATCGACCGGCTCACCGACATGCTGATCGGCCTCACCGGCAGTGCCGGATTCCGCCGCGCCGGCAAGGCGCCGTTGAGCCGTCCGGTGGCCGTGGTGCTCCTCGGTGGTCTGCGGGAACTGACCGCGCTGTTCTTCGAGGACGGCCGCGACGTGCGGGGGATCCTCGAGCCGGCGGTGACGGCGTCGACCGCGCTGCTCGGCGGCTAA
- a CDS encoding cytochrome P450 — translation MSEATVAEVPTPNPRAVNLPPALRAPMPLQGIAYAFARRQLVSWMARRHGPVFRIHIPMFGRTVMVADPQLAKQLFMAPTDEVGNIQPNLSRILGPGSVFALDGAEHKRRRRLLTPPLHGKSVKNYEKLFEEETLRESANWPEGRPFETLEPMMRITLNVILRAVFGADGEKLDELRRIIPPWVTLGSRLAVIPSPPTTFGRWTPWGRLADYRRRYDEVIDRLIEEVRADPRFGERDDVLALLLRSTYEDGTEMSRSEIADELLTLLAAGHETTASTLGWAFERISRHPEVLAKLVAEAATDDNEYRQATIYEVQRNRTVIDFAGRHVYAPTFELGEWVIPRGYSIVVALAEIHEQAEDYVDPERFSPERFVGSRPSPLVHVPFGGGTRRCIGAVFANVEMDIVLRTVLRHFVIEPTTAPGEKVHSRGVAYTPKAGGQVTLRRRPQPLA, via the coding sequence ATGAGCGAAGCAACCGTTGCCGAAGTCCCCACGCCGAACCCCCGCGCGGTGAACCTGCCGCCCGCCCTGCGCGCTCCGATGCCGCTGCAGGGGATCGCCTACGCGTTCGCCCGCAGACAACTGGTGTCGTGGATGGCGCGACGGCACGGGCCGGTGTTCCGCATCCACATCCCGATGTTCGGACGGACGGTGATGGTCGCCGACCCGCAGTTGGCCAAGCAACTGTTCATGGCGCCCACCGATGAGGTCGGCAACATCCAGCCCAACCTCAGCCGCATCCTGGGGCCCGGTTCGGTGTTCGCCCTCGACGGTGCCGAACACAAGCGGCGACGGCGGCTGCTGACCCCGCCGCTGCACGGGAAGAGCGTCAAGAACTACGAGAAGCTCTTCGAAGAGGAGACGCTGCGCGAATCCGCGAACTGGCCCGAAGGCCGGCCCTTCGAGACGCTCGAGCCGATGATGCGCATCACGCTCAACGTGATCCTGCGGGCGGTGTTCGGCGCCGACGGCGAGAAGCTCGACGAACTGCGCCGCATCATTCCCCCGTGGGTCACGCTGGGTTCACGCCTTGCCGTGATCCCCAGTCCGCCAACGACGTTCGGACGCTGGACCCCCTGGGGGCGACTCGCCGACTACCGCCGACGCTACGACGAGGTGATCGACCGGCTGATCGAAGAGGTGCGCGCCGACCCGCGGTTCGGTGAACGCGACGACGTGCTGGCCCTGCTGCTGCGCAGCACCTACGAGGACGGTACGGAGATGTCGCGCAGCGAGATCGCCGACGAACTGCTCACCCTGCTCGCCGCCGGTCACGAGACCACGGCGTCGACCCTGGGCTGGGCCTTCGAACGGATCAGCAGGCACCCCGAGGTGCTCGCGAAACTGGTCGCCGAGGCCGCCACCGACGACAACGAATACCGGCAGGCGACGATCTACGAGGTGCAGCGCAACCGCACCGTCATCGACTTCGCCGGCCGCCACGTCTACGCCCCGACGTTCGAGCTCGGCGAATGGGTGATCCCGCGCGGCTACTCGATCGTCGTGGCGCTGGCCGAGATCCACGAACAGGCCGAGGATTACGTCGATCCGGAGCGGTTCTCACCCGAGCGGTTCGTCGGGTCGCGCCCGTCGCCGCTGGTCCACGTCCCCTTCGGTGGCGGCACCCGTCGCTGCATCGGGGCGGTGTTCGCGAACGTCGAGATGGACATCGTGCTGCGAACGGTGTTGCGGCACTTCGTGATCGAACCCACCACCGCGCCGGGGGAGAAGGTGCACTCCCGCGGGGTCGCCTATACGCCGAAGGCCGGCGGGCAGGTCACCCTGCGCCGCCGGCCCCAGCCGCTGGCCTGA
- the msrA gene encoding peptide-methionine (S)-S-oxide reductase MsrA, protein MSDHKKAILAGGCFWGMQDLIRKQPGVVSTRVGYTGGQNDHPTYRNHPGHAESIEITYDPAQTDYRALLEFFFQIHDPTTKNRQGNDVGTSYRSAIFYVDDDQKRVALDTIADVDASGLWPGKVVTEVTPAGEFWEAEPEHQDYLERMPWGYTCHFPRPDWKLPKRADAKA, encoded by the coding sequence ATGAGTGACCACAAGAAGGCCATCCTGGCGGGCGGCTGCTTCTGGGGTATGCAGGATCTGATCCGCAAGCAACCGGGTGTGGTGTCGACCCGCGTCGGCTACACCGGCGGGCAGAACGACCACCCCACCTACCGGAATCACCCGGGCCACGCCGAGTCGATCGAGATCACCTACGACCCGGCGCAGACCGACTACCGGGCGCTGCTCGAGTTCTTCTTCCAGATCCACGATCCGACGACGAAGAACCGTCAGGGCAACGACGTCGGCACCAGCTACCGGTCGGCCATCTTCTACGTCGACGACGACCAGAAGCGCGTCGCGCTCGACACCATCGCCGACGTGGATGCGTCCGGGCTGTGGCCGGGCAAGGTGGTCACCGAGGTGACCCCGGCCGGCGAGTTCTGGGAGGCCGAGCCCGAACACCAGGACTACCTCGAGCGGATGCCGTGGGGGTACACCTGCCACTTCCCGCGGCCGGACTGGAAGCTGCCGAAGCGGGCTGACGCGAAAGCCTGA
- the msrB gene encoding peptide-methionine (R)-S-oxide reductase MsrB, whose translation MARAYNRNPAAVDALSPEQYHVTQEGGTERPFTGEYWDNHEPGIYVDVVSGEPLFASVDKFESGSGWPSFTRPIDAGNIKEKKDFSHLMIRTEVRSAHGDSHLGHVFTDGPRAEGGLRYCINSAALRFIHLDDLEAQGYGEYRTLFTKEDAQS comes from the coding sequence GTGGCACGGGCTTACAACAGGAATCCTGCCGCGGTGGACGCGCTGTCCCCCGAGCAGTACCACGTCACGCAGGAGGGCGGCACCGAGCGGCCGTTCACCGGTGAGTACTGGGACAACCACGAGCCGGGTATCTACGTCGACGTCGTCTCGGGCGAACCGCTGTTCGCCTCGGTCGACAAATTCGAGAGCGGCAGTGGCTGGCCGAGCTTCACCCGGCCGATCGACGCCGGGAACATCAAAGAGAAAAAGGACTTCAGCCATCTGATGATCCGCACCGAGGTGCGCTCGGCGCACGGCGACAGCCACCTCGGCCACGTCTTCACCGACGGACCCCGCGCGGAAGGCGGGCTGCGGTACTGCATCAACTCCGCGGCGCTGCGGTTCATCCACCTCGACGACCTCGAGGCGCAAGGATATGGCGAATACAGGACGTTGTTCACCAAGGAGGACGCACAGTCATGA
- a CDS encoding nuclear transport factor 2 family protein encodes MTNTAPARFTRAELTAAFATFEETVAHAAQTRDWDPWVEQYTPDVLYIEHAAGTMRGREEVRTWIWKTMTSFPGSYMTAFPSLWSVADEESGRIICELDNPMRDPGDGTIISATNISIVTYAGDGQWSRQEDVYNPLRFVKATMKWCRKAAELGTLTDEAAEWMEKYGAHARSNDAGGGR; translated from the coding sequence GTGACGAACACGGCCCCTGCCAGGTTCACGCGCGCGGAGTTGACCGCCGCGTTCGCGACGTTCGAGGAGACGGTCGCCCACGCGGCGCAGACCCGGGACTGGGACCCATGGGTCGAGCAGTACACCCCCGACGTGCTCTACATCGAACACGCCGCGGGGACCATGCGCGGACGCGAAGAGGTCCGGACGTGGATCTGGAAGACCATGACCAGCTTCCCCGGCAGCTACATGACCGCATTCCCGTCGCTGTGGTCGGTCGCCGACGAGGAGTCCGGGCGGATCATCTGCGAACTCGACAACCCGATGCGCGACCCCGGCGACGGCACGATCATCAGCGCCACCAACATCTCGATCGTCACCTACGCCGGTGATGGTCAGTGGTCCCGGCAGGAGGACGTCTACAACCCGCTGCGGTTCGTCAAGGCCACGATGAAGTGGTGCCGCAAGGCCGCCGAACTGGGCACGCTGACCGATGAGGCAGCGGAGTGGATGGAGAAGTACGGCGCGCACGCGAGGAGCAATGACGCCGGGGGCGGTCGATGA
- a CDS encoding NAD-dependent epimerase/dehydratase family protein, translating to MSTALVIGANGFLGSHVTRRLVDGGHEVRAMVRPNAKTVGIDDLDVTRFVGDIWDDATLREAMTGCDDVYYCVVDARGWLRDPAPLFRTNVDGTRNVLDVARDMPLRRFVFTSSYVTVGRRRGRRSTEDDVADVRRVTPYVRSRIEGEELVLRYARDRGLPAVAMCVSTTYGSGDWGRTPHGAIIAGAAFGKLPFVMSGIELEAVGIDDAARALILAADKGRVGERYLISEKMISNAEVARIAAEAAGVAPPAKSIPLPVSYALATLGSVKSRLRGTDERLSLESLRLMRAEAELDHSKAVRELGWQPGPVEESIREAARFWVNLRNVKRESKTQA from the coding sequence ATGAGCACCGCACTGGTCATCGGCGCCAACGGGTTCCTCGGCTCGCACGTCACCCGCCGGCTGGTCGACGGTGGCCACGAGGTCCGGGCGATGGTGCGCCCGAACGCGAAGACGGTAGGCATCGACGACCTGGACGTCACCCGCTTCGTCGGCGACATCTGGGACGACGCCACCCTGCGCGAGGCGATGACCGGGTGCGACGACGTGTACTACTGCGTGGTCGACGCCCGCGGGTGGCTACGCGACCCCGCCCCGCTGTTCCGCACCAACGTCGACGGCACCCGCAACGTGCTGGACGTGGCCCGGGACATGCCGCTGCGCCGATTCGTGTTCACCAGCAGCTACGTCACCGTCGGACGCCGCCGCGGGCGACGGTCCACCGAGGACGACGTCGCCGATGTCCGCCGGGTGACCCCGTACGTCCGGTCACGAATCGAGGGCGAGGAGTTGGTGCTGCGCTACGCCCGGGACCGCGGTCTGCCCGCGGTCGCGATGTGTGTGTCGACGACCTACGGCAGCGGTGACTGGGGGCGCACCCCGCACGGCGCGATCATCGCCGGCGCCGCCTTCGGCAAGCTGCCGTTCGTGATGAGCGGTATCGAACTCGAAGCGGTCGGGATCGACGACGCGGCACGCGCACTCATCCTGGCCGCCGACAAGGGCCGGGTCGGTGAGCGGTACCTGATCTCGGAGAAGATGATCAGCAACGCCGAGGTCGCACGCATCGCCGCGGAGGCCGCGGGGGTGGCGCCGCCGGCGAAGTCGATCCCGCTGCCGGTGTCGTACGCGCTCGCGACGCTGGGCAGCGTCAAGTCGCGGTTGCGGGGCACCGACGAGCGGTTGTCGCTGGAATCGCTGCGGCTGATGCGGGCCGAAGCCGAACTCGACCACAGCAAGGCCGTGCGCGAACTGGGCTGGCAACCGGGGCCGGTCGAGGAGTCGATCCGTGAAGCCGCGCGATTCTGGGTGAACCTGCGTAATGTCAAGCGGGAGAGCAAGACCCAGGCGTAG
- a CDS encoding class I SAM-dependent methyltransferase: MTRVDLHGAPETMLATLYAKALDADAPRSILHDRFARDIVARIDYDWSRTGIKPQNAPSVTLRAKHFDTWTKQFLAVHPDAVVVHLGCGLDSRYFRLDPGPGVEWFDVDYPDVAALREQFYPRREHCHVVAASVTDPEWLTSVPSDRATLIVAEGLTMYLDEADGVALLRRLVGRFPSGELQFDSFNRPGISLQWTNTPVRRSGARLHWAIDGPSDILDAVPGTRLLAWVPVFESEAFSELTVGYRVMAAVMNRVPGLRTMAQFHRYAF; this comes from the coding sequence GTGACCCGCGTCGACCTCCACGGCGCTCCCGAGACGATGCTCGCGACGCTGTACGCCAAGGCGCTCGACGCCGATGCACCGCGCTCGATACTCCACGACCGCTTTGCCAGGGACATCGTCGCGCGCATCGATTACGACTGGTCGCGGACCGGAATCAAACCGCAGAACGCTCCGTCAGTGACGTTGCGCGCCAAGCACTTCGACACCTGGACGAAGCAGTTCCTCGCGGTGCACCCGGATGCTGTGGTGGTGCACCTCGGATGCGGTCTGGACAGCCGGTATTTCCGCCTCGACCCTGGGCCCGGTGTCGAATGGTTCGACGTCGACTATCCCGACGTGGCGGCGCTGCGCGAGCAGTTCTATCCGCGGCGCGAGCACTGTCACGTGGTGGCGGCCTCGGTCACGGACCCCGAGTGGCTGACGTCGGTGCCGTCGGACCGCGCGACCCTGATCGTCGCCGAGGGCCTGACGATGTACCTCGACGAAGCCGACGGCGTGGCGCTGCTACGCCGCCTCGTCGGCCGATTCCCCTCCGGCGAACTGCAATTCGACTCGTTCAACCGGCCGGGCATCAGCCTGCAGTGGACCAACACGCCGGTTCGGCGGTCGGGGGCGAGGCTGCACTGGGCCATCGACGGTCCCTCCGACATCCTCGACGCGGTGCCCGGGACACGGCTGCTGGCGTGGGTACCAGTCTTCGAATCCGAGGCGTTCTCCGAACTGACGGTCGGCTACCGCGTGATGGCGGCCGTCATGAACCGGGTACCGGGGCTGCGCACGATGGCGCAGTTCCACCGCTACGCGTTCTGA
- a CDS encoding DUF4262 domain-containing protein, with translation MCWHCDHPEATRSDYLDVVRGLILKNGWAVQYVESERTPFAYTIGLHECGLPELLITAVDKRRTLLVLNTVANYCIKHDGPVSAGDVMSLPDQQLEFVEVSQPDAHMGMAIGIYGRDVRALQLVWADEQNRWPWSAEFNPGGVRQPVLGERVTRCPH, from the coding sequence ATGTGCTGGCATTGCGACCATCCGGAAGCCACCCGCAGCGACTACCTCGACGTGGTCCGCGGCCTGATCCTGAAGAACGGATGGGCCGTCCAGTACGTCGAAAGCGAACGCACACCGTTCGCGTACACCATCGGTCTGCACGAATGCGGGCTGCCGGAACTCCTCATCACGGCCGTCGACAAGAGACGCACCCTCCTCGTGCTCAACACCGTGGCGAATTACTGCATCAAGCACGACGGCCCGGTCTCGGCGGGCGATGTGATGTCGCTGCCCGACCAACAGCTCGAGTTCGTCGAGGTGTCCCAGCCTGATGCGCACATGGGAATGGCGATCGGCATCTACGGGCGGGACGTGCGCGCACTGCAGCTCGTCTGGGCCGACGAGCAGAACCGGTGGCCCTGGTCCGCGGAGTTCAACCCCGGCGGCGTGCGTCAGCCGGTGCTGGGCGAGCGGGTGACCCGGTGCCCGCATTGA